TCGTAAAATTGCCCAAAACACAGCCCCTTTATATGAACGATTCTTACTTAAGAAAAGGGATGAATTGCAGTTTCTAGAAACTCATCGAACCAACCGCGAGTTTTATTTATATATTTACGCTTCAAGCCTTAAACAGCTATCGGAATACCGTAATAACTGTCGTCGGTACCTTGGACGAGTGACTCCCATCATTGAATTAACTGATGAAAAGAAGCTTGATTTAATTTATAAACTCAACAATCTCAATACCAAATTGGAAAAAAGGGGGTAAAAAATTGTTTTCATTCCTTAAAAAAAGAAACGATGAAGAGGAAACCATGTCTCGTGGATACAATCCCTACTTATTAGCTCATGTACAACCACAAGGAGGCATTCACTTTCAAGAATCTTATATTCGCAAAGGGGATGGTTTTGAAGCTTGTGTCCATGTTTATTCCTTCCCGAAGAACGTGTCTGATTTCTGGTTAGAACCGATTTTTAATATGGAAAATGTGATTACCACTATGGATGTCGTATCAGACGATCGTTACAAAGTACGTGATGGATTAAATAAAGGGATGGCCGAACAAAGTTCCCGTATCATCAACGAGAAAGATAATGCAGGGATTATCGAGGCACAAAATAATTACGATGATTTACGAGAGCTTTATAACCAAGTATCAGAAGAGGGCGAAATCGTTAAGCGTGTCCATCTTCGCCATTACGTCAGTGCCCCTACAAAAGCTGAATTAGAGGATAAAGTGAAAGCAGTATTGTCCAACTTACAAGATGAAAATTTCCGAGGGTCCATTTTCTTAAATGAACAGGAGTATGAATGGCAATCCCTTCTATCGAATTATACAGAACAATCCACTTATCAGAATAAACGGGAAGGGCAGCCGATTCCAGCATTAGGCTTAGCTGGTGGTTTTCCTTTTCATTTTACGAGTCTTAATGATCCTTATGGCACTTTTTACGGCACCACGTTAACCGGAGGGAATGTAGTTTTTGATTTATTTCATCGGGATAAGCAGCGAAAAAGTTATAACGGGGTCATGGTCGGAGCGATGGGGGCAGGGAAATCTACTACACTCAAGAAAATCATGCTGGATAATGCGATCAAAGGATATAAAGTTCGAACGTTTGACGTGACAGGGGAATTTGCCGAATTAACGGAAGCTCTAGGAGGAAAACAAATTGCCTTAGATGGATCGGATGGTGTCATTAATCCCTTACAGGTCTATCGAACTGCTGAAGGTGAGTACACGTCCTTTACCCAGCATTTATCGAAGTTGACCACGTTTTATAAGTTCTTAGCTCCAGAAGCTACAGATAGTGAATTAAAAGAGTACGAGAATTTATTAAGGAAACTTTATGAAAAGACAGGGCTTTGGAGAGATGAGGAAGACTCAAACATTACGAAACGATCGGTGAATGATTATCCTATATTTACAGATTTCCTGGCGTTTATTGAAAATCAACTCTATGAAAATATCGAGGAAGGAAAGCAATGGGAGAAAGTGAGCCAGGAGAGAAAACGGCGGCTGGAAAGTATTGAATTGAACATTCGTAATATCGTTGAAACTTACGCTCACTTGTTTAATGGAGCTTCAACAATTGAACACTTTGATGCCCAACAAGTGGTTACCTTTACGTTGCGTGGGCTATCTCAAATGCGAGCCGAGGTTTTTCAAGCCCAACTGTTTAACGTATTAAATCTCCTTTGGGATTCGATGCTGACGAATGGAGCTCCACAGTTCGATGCGTATGATCGAGGGGAACTCGCGTTTGAAGATGCAGTTCGTTATCTCATCTTAATGGATGAAGCTCATCACATCATCAACACAAAAAAGAAAAGCGAAAGTGCGTTAGACTTCCTTACCAAGTTTAGTCGGGAGGCACGAAAATATTTTGGGGCATTGCTTTACGCCAGTCATACCATTCGTGACTTTGTGCCGGAGGGTTCGGATCAAAGTATGGTGGAAGAAATTAAGAAATTATTTGAACTCACGCAGTACAAAATCATCATGCAGCAGGATAGTAACAACCTAGAGATGATGCAGCAAATATTTACCGGACAGCTGAGTCAAAGTGAGCTTCAAGATATCCCTTACCTTCAAACAGGAGAGACAATGCTAAGCATTCGGGCAGTGGAGAATATTCGCTTTAAGGTAGAAGTGTCTGATGAAGAATTAGATTTGTTCGGAGGGGGTGCATAAGGATGTCTTGGTCCCTTCTACTAGGACTAGTACCTCGGAAAGTGTGGCTGTGGTTAATAGGGATAGTAGGTGTGCTTTTTGTGCTTCAAATGGTCTTATTTGCTTCAGCCATTACGACCTTAATTGGATTTGAGAAGAGCGATTCTAGTGAAGATGTTCAATCGGTTGATGCCGTAAATGGAACAGCTCAAGTCTCTGCTGAACTTGAAAATTACCGTCCCTTATTTGAAGAGTATGCAGCCGAGTACGGAGTTTCCGATTATGTTGAACTCTTGTTAGCCAAAACGATGCAGGAGTCAGGTGGACGTCTTAACGACGTAATGCAGGCCAGTGAATCTCTTGGTCTACCACCGAATACCATTGAAGATCCAGAACGAAGTATTAAAGTAGGAATTCGCTATTTTGCAAACATGTTAGAGAAAGCTGGAGGAGATGTGAAGCTTACCCTCCAAGCGTATAACTTTGGAGGAGGCTTTATTGACTATGCTAACACTAACAACGATGGAGAATACAGCAAAGAGTTAGCGATTGAATTTTCACAGATGAAATATCAGGAATTGAAGCATACGGGCATGTACTCATGTATACGTCCGGAGTCCGCAGAAACTGGAGCTTGCTACGGAGATATCGGCTATGTAGAAGCTGTTTTGGGTTACCTAAAAGGCGGTGTAGTTGAATCGGATATTGAGCCAACGGGAGAGTGGGTTATGCCTATTTCAGAATCCCTTACCCAGACATCAGATTACGGGATGCGGTCGGATCCATTCGATGGAACATCCACTATGCATCGAGGCATAGACTTTGCATGTACCAATGCAGTTACTCCCATCCAAAGCGTAGATCATGGCCAAGTTGTAGAGGTGGAAAGAAAACAATCTGGTTACGGAAATAATGTTCTCGTGAAACATGAAGAGGGACTTTATAGTCATTACGCTCATTTGTATGCGATAAGTGTACAGAACGGGGACGTTCTTCAAAAAGGATCTGAAATTGGCAAATGTGGATCGACAGGAAATTCAACCGGTCCCCACTTACACTTTGAAGTGATGACCAAAAACCGATATGGATCTGACGTGGATCCAGCACCTTATCTAGGTCTATAAGAAGGGGGATATTCAATGAATAATCGACTCCTTTTTGGTTTGCTTTTGTTCTCTTTAGTAGCAACAACCGTATTTAATGTGTACGTTGCAGGTACTTCTTCCAAGGACGACATGCAGGCTGAAATTAGAAGTCTTGAAGTAGAAAAGCAGCAAGCTTTAGAAGAGAAAAATGAATTAAAACACACGCTAAAGGAAGAAGATCCAGCTGAGATTCAGAAGCACAAAAAAGCTTTAGAAGGCCAAGTTTCTGCTTTTATAGAAACGGCCTTTGTGCAAAACAAAGAAATGTATCAGGACCGAAAAAAGAGAGCTAAAAATATTATGAGTGACGAGTTAGTAAACACCTTCTTTCCTACCAATGTGTATAAAGGGGAAACGGAAACGAGTGTAGATGACGTCGAAGTATTTATTAAAACCGGCAACCTTGCCAGTAATCATGTCCAAGTCATTGTAAGGCTGGAGCACACCCTTCACTCTTTAAAAAATGATCAAAACCAAGTGTCTCCTGTCTTCATAGAAATGAACGTTCAACGGCAGAAAGATCAATGGATTATAACAGACTTTCAAGACTTCAGGGAGGAGAGAAATGAATGAAAAAACCAACCAATGTCTTAGCAGAAGGAACCACAAAAAAATATTTAATTGGATTAAGCGCCATGGCTGTGGCGTTTCTTTTTTTCTTATTTTCCGGATTTTTATTTGGAGATGAAGATCACTCTGAAATCCAACAAACCCCTTTGGATGAACCCCTACATTTACGAGGTGCAGGAGACTTAGTGGTTGAGGAATGGACCTATAACCCTTCGAAGAATCTAATGATCGTTACATTGAAAGTGAATAAATCGACGTCCATTTTAAACGATACGTTGAGCTTTGTGGCTCAAGAGAAAGAACATCCTAATCGTGAACTTCCAACCCATGTCGAGTATCACGATGATCAACGGTATGTGGTTAGTATCCAACAGGTAAGTCCTTCCTTTGATGTCATGGCATTAGATATTGCGAAGGAAAAAAACGAACACTTTGCTCCGGAGACTGAAGGACAAGCTTCCCTGAAAGGAGGTGAGGAAAAAGAGGAGTTAGCACGGATCTATACCGATCAACGAGAGGTACAACAAGACCAGACATTGAGCCTACAAACGGAGCAAGAATATGAAGTGGCTGCTATATCTCAAGACATTAAACAAGCACAGCAAGAGGTTGTAGATAAGGAAAAGCAAATTCAAAAAATCGATGAACAATTAAAAAAAATGAATCAGGAAATGGTCGAGTTAGAGTCTCAACAAATGTATGAAACAGAAGAAGAGAAAGAGAAAACCACAGCACGTATTGATCAATTGGAGAATGAAGTTGATCGATTTCAAAGAGAAACTACTGAACACGAAACAACGATACAAACGCTACAAGAAAAGATCAAGATGCTGAAAGAAAAACGAGAGATGATGGAGAGTTAAGATCAGTTTATAGAAGAGAAAGCATCAACACAGGGACTACACATCTCCTGTGCAGGGACCACACATCACCGCAAATACACGAATGAACGTTCCTGTTTTAGCCTCACAGCGACCGCACATCTGGAGGTTTTCTTGTTCCCTCGTTTTGCCCGGCTCTGCCGGGATTCACACGCCAAGTGGGAACAAAAACCCCTTATGCTCTTCTCTTTATTCACTAGTTTTAGGAACTTCATCAAAAGGAGTGACTGTAATGGAAGTTAGAATCCGGTATATGGATCCGAAAACCGTTCAGCGAATTGACGAACTTGCGGAAGAAAAAGGATTAAGTCGGCAAGAGTTTTTACATGCGCAATTGCATCAATTAGCTGTCTTTCGAGAAGAGAACCATCGTGAACAAAGACTCCAGCAATTAGTCGATCGAAACATTCAAACGATGGCTCATTGTTATACAGCGATTCGAGAAATGAACGATCTCTTGCAGATTGAAGAACCAGGTGAAGAAGCATGAGTGAAACTATAACGCCTGGAGTGGTGTTAAAAACAAAATTCGTAACAGCGAATAAGAAAGGGTTCCAAGATTATGTGCAATACGTGGACCGTGAAGAAGCGAAAGGAAAGGGGGAAGCTCATCGGTCCATGTTTAATTTATATAATCACTATATGGACGATCCGGATAAAACATCGGCTTTATTTACTCAAAAGTCAGATCACTTATCTATAGAAGGAAAACAGGGAATCAAATCATTATTCGAACAAGCTCAAAAGAAGAACAGTATCATGTGGCAGGACGTCATTACATTTGATAATGATTGGCTACAAAAACGAGGGGTTTATGATTCAAAGACCCACACTTTAGATGAAGATGCTTTGAAGCAAGTAACAAGAAAATCCATGCAGGCCATGATGAAAAAAGAGGGATTACAAGAGAGTGCTGTTTGGTCGGCAGCCATTCACTTTAATACGGATAACATTCATATTCATGTGGCCACAGTCGAACCAAACCCGACTCGTGAACGTGGAAAGCGGAAGCCGAAAACGCTAGACGCGATGAAAAGTGAAGTCGTGAATAGATTGTTAGATCGAACGCAGGAACGAAGTCAAATTAACTCGTTGATCCGTGACCATATAGTGAATACGAAGAAAAAGAATAGCAGAATGAAATGGAGCAATAGAGAAATGAAACCTTTGTTCCTCGACGTGTATAATCACTTACCTAAGGATAAGCGACAGTGGCACTATGGCTATCAAACGCTGAATCCTCTTCGACCAAAGATTGATGAACTAACGACAAGATATTTAGATAAATATCATGGCAAAGAAATGAAGCAGCTCCATAATAAATTGGATCAAGAAGTGAACGAATTAAAGCGTGCCTATGGGGATGGACCTAAGGATAAGAAGCGATATCAACACTATAAACAAAACAAGTTGGATGATCTCTATAAACGAATGGGCAATGCCTTCTTACAAGAAATGAAACGGTACGATTACCAGCAGGATCCTAGACAAACTTCCAATATAAAGCAACCTTATAAGTCCATGCCTTCAGGGATTCAATTACAACGTTCCTTGAGAAGCATTCAACGTTCGATGGGACAAACGTATGATCAGTTTATCAATGACTTGGATCATCAGAAGTTGGAACGAAAAATCGAAAGAGAAGGGTAGGATATATAAATGGGAAGGCGGCAAAATGTTACGCTTCATGAAGAAACGATAGCGTTAATTAAAGAGTATCAGGAACAGTATCATATTCGTTATCCTGGTGAAGCCTTAGATCGAATGATTGATGAGTGGGAAACGCAAAAATCGAAGGACAACTCTCAGGAATATGTAATGAGTTTAATGGCTCAACGTTTTCAAGAAGTGTTTTCTGAAGAGATGAAAAGACTGCGGTTAGCGGCCAATCGAAGCGATAAAAATACGCAGGTACTCCTTGAATTAATGAATGGTTTTGCGATGGATCAAAACTTAGAAAGCTGTGTTACGACACCGATCTTTGAGAGCCAAGCGATGAAGGATGCGAAACAAGCGGTAGAAGAAAGAATCAGTCATCAGCGTCAGAAGAGAATAAGTGCCGGAGAAACTTAACCAGCATCAAGCTAATGGTATTCATGAGGAATTATCCAACAAAGGAGTGGAAGGAATGCTTATGTTTAATAGCAATTATGAGGTGGGTGTATTTAAGCGATTAAGTGAAAATAATGAGCTCGTGATGGACGTGGGAAGTGAGGAATACTTCTTAAAGTTGAATGATGAAGAAATGGAGGATCTGGAACAGCATTTGATGAATCAAGAGAATCTACTCATTCCTTTTCATAGAAAAACAAAGGAACTGATATTAAATACAGAACCCAATTACGATGAGGAAGAGATGGAAGAACTCATGAACATCAGTGAGGGAGCTGAGGATCATGACGAAGAATAAACCATCCTATAAACAGAAGTCACCTGAAAAAGTCAAAGAGGAGATTAATCGACTGACAGAGGGAATGGAAAAAAGTATTTCAAACCACTTTCATTCTCCTGAACAAATGAAAGAGTATCTAGACTTTATGGGGAAGTTTCACCGGTATTCCCCACGTAATACGGCATTAATTGATTCACAGTTTCCAGGAGCAGAAGCTGTAGGTTCTTACGCCTTCTGGAAAGATAAAGGGTTCTCTGTAAACAAAGGGGAGAAAAGTCTAAAGGTTCTCGTGCCCAATCGGTTAGGCAAGCAGTTTCAAGATGAAGAAGGCGAATGGAAACCTTTGAAATATGCAACGAAAAAAGAAAAGCAACAAGTCAAAGACGGTCAACTCGATAAACGAGATGGCCGTCTTGTTTATTCTACTGGAAGTGTGTTCGATGTTTCCCAGACAACAGCCACTCAAAAAGATCTACCTCAAATCTTTCCTAACAAATGGATTGATGGGGAGGTTGAAAACTACACTCAGCTTCGACAAGGAATGGAGGCTATAGCTGATAAAAACAATATTCAGATTGTAGAGCCTTATGAAGAGTTGGGGGCAGCTAAAGGAGTTAGTTACACCGGGCGAAATGAAGTCGCTCTTAATCCGCGTAACTCTGAGCGACAAGATACAAAGACTCTGTTACATGAACTGACTCATGCCAAGCTTCACACAAAGGAAAATATGAATGACTACACCAAACCGGAGAAAGAATTTCAGGCGGAAATGACAGCTTATACCGTTGCTTCTTATTTCAATATAGATACCAGTGACTACTCTTTGGATTATCTACACAACTGGACTAAGGATCATGAATTTAAGGACCATGAAAGCCTGTTACAAGAAGTTCAGTCAACAGCTAAAGAATTTATTACGACCATAGAAGAATGCATGGGCCAAGAAAAGGAAGGGGAGAAAGATATGAGTGTTAAAGAACAAAAACATGAAATGGAAGAGGAGAAACAAGAAAGAGCGATACTACCTTCAGAAAAGCTTCGGGAT
The Halobacillus halophilus DSM 2266 DNA segment above includes these coding regions:
- a CDS encoding coiled-coil domain-containing protein, with translation MKKPTNVLAEGTTKKYLIGLSAMAVAFLFFLFSGFLFGDEDHSEIQQTPLDEPLHLRGAGDLVVEEWTYNPSKNLMIVTLKVNKSTSILNDTLSFVAQEKEHPNRELPTHVEYHDDQRYVVSIQQVSPSFDVMALDIAKEKNEHFAPETEGQASLKGGEEKEELARIYTDQREVQQDQTLSLQTEQEYEVAAISQDIKQAQQEVVDKEKQIQKIDEQLKKMNQEMVELESQQMYETEEEKEKTTARIDQLENEVDRFQRETTEHETTIQTLQEKIKMLKEKREMMES
- the mobP2 gene encoding MobP2 family relaxase, translated to MSETITPGVVLKTKFVTANKKGFQDYVQYVDREEAKGKGEAHRSMFNLYNHYMDDPDKTSALFTQKSDHLSIEGKQGIKSLFEQAQKKNSIMWQDVITFDNDWLQKRGVYDSKTHTLDEDALKQVTRKSMQAMMKKEGLQESAVWSAAIHFNTDNIHIHVATVEPNPTRERGKRKPKTLDAMKSEVVNRLLDRTQERSQINSLIRDHIVNTKKKNSRMKWSNREMKPLFLDVYNHLPKDKRQWHYGYQTLNPLRPKIDELTTRYLDKYHGKEMKQLHNKLDQEVNELKRAYGDGPKDKKRYQHYKQNKLDDLYKRMGNAFLQEMKRYDYQQDPRQTSNIKQPYKSMPSGIQLQRSLRSIQRSMGQTYDQFINDLDHQKLERKIEREG
- a CDS encoding VirB4 family type IV secretion system protein, whose product is MFSFLKKRNDEEETMSRGYNPYLLAHVQPQGGIHFQESYIRKGDGFEACVHVYSFPKNVSDFWLEPIFNMENVITTMDVVSDDRYKVRDGLNKGMAEQSSRIINEKDNAGIIEAQNNYDDLRELYNQVSEEGEIVKRVHLRHYVSAPTKAELEDKVKAVLSNLQDENFRGSIFLNEQEYEWQSLLSNYTEQSTYQNKREGQPIPALGLAGGFPFHFTSLNDPYGTFYGTTLTGGNVVFDLFHRDKQRKSYNGVMVGAMGAGKSTTLKKIMLDNAIKGYKVRTFDVTGEFAELTEALGGKQIALDGSDGVINPLQVYRTAEGEYTSFTQHLSKLTTFYKFLAPEATDSELKEYENLLRKLYEKTGLWRDEEDSNITKRSVNDYPIFTDFLAFIENQLYENIEEGKQWEKVSQERKRRLESIELNIRNIVETYAHLFNGASTIEHFDAQQVVTFTLRGLSQMRAEVFQAQLFNVLNLLWDSMLTNGAPQFDAYDRGELAFEDAVRYLILMDEAHHIINTKKKSESALDFLTKFSREARKYFGALLYASHTIRDFVPEGSDQSMVEEIKKLFELTQYKIIMQQDSNNLEMMQQIFTGQLSQSELQDIPYLQTGETMLSIRAVENIRFKVEVSDEELDLFGGGA
- a CDS encoding lysozyme family protein, with translation MSWSLLLGLVPRKVWLWLIGIVGVLFVLQMVLFASAITTLIGFEKSDSSEDVQSVDAVNGTAQVSAELENYRPLFEEYAAEYGVSDYVELLLAKTMQESGGRLNDVMQASESLGLPPNTIEDPERSIKVGIRYFANMLEKAGGDVKLTLQAYNFGGGFIDYANTNNDGEYSKELAIEFSQMKYQELKHTGMYSCIRPESAETGACYGDIGYVEAVLGYLKGGVVESDIEPTGEWVMPISESLTQTSDYGMRSDPFDGTSTMHRGIDFACTNAVTPIQSVDHGQVVEVERKQSGYGNNVLVKHEEGLYSHYAHLYAISVQNGDVLQKGSEIGKCGSTGNSTGPHLHFEVMTKNRYGSDVDPAPYLGL
- a CDS encoding ImmA/IrrE family metallo-endopeptidase — encoded protein: MTKNKPSYKQKSPEKVKEEINRLTEGMEKSISNHFHSPEQMKEYLDFMGKFHRYSPRNTALIDSQFPGAEAVGSYAFWKDKGFSVNKGEKSLKVLVPNRLGKQFQDEEGEWKPLKYATKKEKQQVKDGQLDKRDGRLVYSTGSVFDVSQTTATQKDLPQIFPNKWIDGEVENYTQLRQGMEAIADKNNIQIVEPYEELGAAKGVSYTGRNEVALNPRNSERQDTKTLLHELTHAKLHTKENMNDYTKPEKEFQAEMTAYTVASYFNIDTSDYSLDYLHNWTKDHEFKDHESLLQEVQSTAKEFITTIEECMGQEKEGEKDMSVKEQKHEMEEEKQERAILPSEKLRDMYRSQVSKVNKDSGPFSKDEMAEEEYSDQDFKQAYKKELMNFIEPTVGKELDKEENNDRQERLNQMRAFQDTHSKEEVYQLKKESLQELKELPLTDRGEQRLSQIESKLDREFNEEKEKESTTSEMKNGKGDKEAFQQKEKQKEKIEVER